The proteins below come from a single Mugil cephalus isolate CIBA_MC_2020 chromosome 7, CIBA_Mcephalus_1.1, whole genome shotgun sequence genomic window:
- the rab31 gene encoding ras-related protein Rab-31, which translates to MAIRELKVCLLGDTGVGKSSIVCRFVQDHFDHNISPTIGASFLTKTVPCGNELHKFLIWDTAGQERFHSLAPMYYRGSAAAVIVYDITKLDSFQTLKKWVKELKEHGPEDIVVAIAGNKNDLGDIREVPMKEAKEFAESIAAIFIETSARNAVNVEELFQKISKQIPPLENPEVESNDSFKLTRQPAPSARRCC; encoded by the exons ATGGCCATAAGGGAGCTCAAGGTTTGCCTTTTAGGG GACACTGGAGTCGGGAAGTCCAGCATTGTTTGCAGATTTGTTCAGGATCATTTTGATCACAACATAAGTCCGACCATAGG AGCGTCGTTCCTGACTAAGACGGTGCCGTGTGGAAATGAACTGCACAAATTCCTGATCTGGGATACGGCCGGACAGGAACGG TTTCATTCGTTAGCTCCCATGTACTACAGAGGATCGGCTGCTGCTGTCATAGTCTACGACATAACTAAACTG GACTCGTTCCAGACACTGAAGAAGTGGGTGAAGGAGCTGAAGGAACACGGCCCAGAAGACATCGTTGTAGCTATAGCAgggaataaaaatgatttagggGACATCAG GGAAGTTCCTATGAAGGAAGCTAAGGAGTTTGCTGAATCAATCGCAGCTATTTTCATCGAGACTAGTGCCAGAAACGCTGTCAATGTCGAGGAGCTCTTTCAGAAAATCA GTAAACAGATTCCCCCCCTGGAAAATCCCGAAGTGGAGAGCAACGACTCGTTTAAACTCACCCGGCAGCCCGCTCCGTCCGCCAGGAGGTGCTGCTAG